A genomic stretch from Mycobacterium malmoense includes:
- a CDS encoding acyl-CoA synthetase codes for MVDSTTQFTVPAVAEGVAAAIPDRDLVIRGERRYSYAQVIERSNRLAAYLHSRGLGCHTERSALAGHEVGQDLLGLYAYNGNEFVEALLGSFQARVAPFNVNYRYVKNELQYLLTDSGATALLYHAAFAPRVAEILPDLPRLRVLIQIADDSGNELLDGAVDYEAALEPSSPKPPAVRHSPDDLYVLYTGGTTGMPKGVLWRQHDIFMTSFGGRNLMTGEPFGSVDEIVAGAVGGPGTKLMILPPLIHGAAQWSVMTAITTGQSVVFPSVVDHLDAEDVVRTIERERVTVVTVVGDAMARPLVAAIEKGIADVSSLAVVANGGALLTPFVKQRLIEALPNAVVVDGVGSSETGAQMHHMSLSGAVSTGTFNAGPDTFVATEDLSSILRPGHGGIGWLAQRGYVPLGYKGDATKTAKTFPVIEGVRYAVPGDRARHRADGAIELLGRDSVTINSGGEKIFVEEVETAIASHPAVADVVVAGRPSERWGQEVVAVVALAEGAHADADDLVAHAAKSLARYKLPKAVVFRAVIERSPSGKADYRWAREQAGQGNS; via the coding sequence ATAGTGGACAGCACAACGCAATTCACGGTGCCCGCCGTCGCGGAGGGCGTCGCCGCCGCGATCCCCGACCGCGACCTGGTGATCCGGGGTGAACGGCGCTACAGCTACGCCCAGGTCATCGAGCGGTCGAACCGGCTCGCTGCGTATCTGCACTCGCGGGGACTGGGGTGCCACACCGAGCGATCCGCGCTCGCCGGCCACGAGGTGGGCCAGGACCTGCTTGGCCTCTACGCGTACAACGGAAACGAATTCGTCGAGGCGCTGCTGGGCAGCTTCCAAGCGCGCGTGGCCCCCTTCAACGTCAACTACCGGTACGTCAAAAACGAGCTGCAGTATCTGCTGACGGACTCCGGGGCGACCGCCCTGCTCTACCATGCCGCGTTCGCGCCACGGGTGGCCGAGATCCTGCCGGACCTGCCGCGGCTGCGCGTGCTGATTCAGATCGCCGACGACTCGGGCAACGAGTTGCTCGACGGCGCAGTGGATTACGAGGCCGCCCTGGAACCCAGTTCGCCGAAACCTCCCGCGGTGCGGCACTCACCCGATGACCTGTACGTCCTCTACACCGGTGGCACGACGGGGATGCCGAAGGGGGTGCTGTGGCGCCAGCACGACATCTTCATGACGTCCTTCGGCGGGCGGAACCTCATGACCGGCGAGCCCTTTGGCTCCGTCGATGAGATCGTGGCCGGGGCGGTCGGGGGCCCGGGAACCAAGCTGATGATCTTGCCGCCGCTGATCCACGGCGCGGCCCAGTGGAGCGTGATGACGGCGATCACCACCGGGCAGTCCGTCGTTTTCCCTTCGGTCGTCGACCATTTGGATGCCGAGGACGTCGTGCGCACCATCGAGCGTGAGCGGGTGACGGTGGTGACGGTGGTCGGTGATGCGATGGCCCGACCGCTGGTGGCCGCCATCGAGAAGGGCATCGCGGACGTGTCGTCGTTGGCCGTGGTCGCCAATGGCGGCGCGCTGCTGACGCCGTTCGTCAAGCAACGCTTGATCGAAGCGCTGCCGAACGCCGTCGTCGTCGACGGCGTCGGATCGTCGGAGACAGGGGCGCAGATGCACCACATGTCGTTGTCGGGGGCGGTATCGACCGGCACCTTCAACGCCGGACCCGACACGTTCGTCGCGACCGAAGACCTGTCGTCGATTTTACGGCCGGGTCACGGCGGGATCGGCTGGCTCGCGCAGCGGGGCTACGTTCCGCTGGGCTACAAGGGCGATGCGACCAAGACCGCCAAGACCTTCCCGGTGATCGAAGGGGTGCGCTACGCGGTACCCGGCGACCGCGCGCGCCACCGCGCCGACGGCGCGATCGAGCTGTTGGGCCGCGATTCGGTGACCATCAATTCCGGCGGTGAGAAGATCTTCGTCGAGGAGGTCGAGACGGCGATCGCGTCGCATCCGGCGGTGGCCGACGTGGTGGTCGCCGGGCGCCCGAGCGAGCGCTGGGGCCAGGAGGTCGTCGCCGTGGTCGCGCTCGCCGAGGGCGCCCACGCCGACGCCGACGACCTGGTCGCGCACGCGGCAAAGTCGTTGGCCCGCTACAAACTTCCCAAGGCGGTCGTGTTCCGTGCGGTGATCGAGCGCAGCCCGTCGGGCAAGGCCGACTACCGGTGGGCGCGCGAGCAGGCCGGACAGGGGAATTCGTAA
- a CDS encoding LLM class F420-dependent oxidoreductase, translating to MDLARVPGAAAALERRRYDGCWCGEISHDPFLPMLLAAEHTSTIELGTGVAVAFARNPMTVATVAWDLQSYSNGRFILGLGTQVQAHIEKRFSMPWSQPVRRMREFVLALRAIWDCWQAGSRLSFEGDFYAHKLMTPMFTPEPLSCSLPKVFVAAVGEAMTRMCGEVADGLIAHAFTTRRYMDEVTLPALLAGMRRSGRGRGDVAVSCPVFVVTGRTESEMTAAAVATRKQIAFYGSTPAYHRVLDLHGWGELHTELHRLSRRGEWDAMGALIDDEVLGAFAVVAPVDELAAALRARCHGLVDRVMPAFPAALPSDVVAGVVAKLRQDDSSGARR from the coding sequence ATGGATCTTGCGCGCGTGCCGGGGGCCGCGGCCGCGCTCGAGCGGCGGCGCTACGACGGATGTTGGTGCGGTGAGATCAGCCACGATCCCTTTTTGCCCATGTTGCTGGCGGCCGAGCACACGTCGACGATCGAATTGGGCACCGGCGTCGCGGTAGCGTTCGCGCGCAACCCCATGACCGTCGCCACGGTCGCGTGGGACCTTCAGTCGTATTCGAACGGCCGGTTCATCCTCGGCCTGGGTACCCAGGTCCAGGCCCACATCGAGAAGCGCTTCAGCATGCCCTGGAGCCAGCCGGTGCGGCGGATGCGCGAGTTCGTCCTGGCGCTGCGCGCCATCTGGGACTGCTGGCAAGCCGGATCCCGGCTGAGCTTCGAGGGTGATTTCTACGCGCACAAACTCATGACGCCGATGTTTACCCCCGAGCCGCTATCGTGTTCGCTGCCAAAGGTATTCGTGGCGGCCGTCGGCGAAGCCATGACCCGGATGTGTGGTGAGGTCGCCGACGGCCTGATCGCCCACGCGTTCACCACCCGCCGGTACATGGACGAGGTGACCCTGCCGGCACTGCTTGCCGGCATGCGGCGGTCCGGTCGCGGGCGCGGTGATGTCGCGGTGTCCTGCCCGGTGTTTGTCGTGACGGGGCGAACCGAATCCGAGATGACCGCCGCCGCCGTAGCCACCAGAAAGCAGATCGCCTTCTACGGGTCGACACCGGCTTACCACAGGGTGCTCGATTTGCACGGCTGGGGCGAGCTGCACACCGAGCTGCACCGGTTGTCCCGGCGCGGTGAATGGGACGCCATGGGCGCGCTGATCGACGACGAGGTGCTGGGCGCCTTCGCGGTAGTCGCTCCAGTCGACGAACTCGCCGCCGCGCTACGAGCCCGGTGTCATGGCCTGGTCGACCGTGTGATGCCGGCGTTTCCGGCGGCCCTCCCGTCGGACGTGGTCGCGGGGGTCGTCGCAAAGTTGCGCCAGGACGACAGTTCTGGGGCACGGCGCTAG
- a CDS encoding cytochrome P450, producing MTTATVLFDPFSEDFFNSPYETYRRMREEAPVYYSQEYDFYALTRHEDVAAAFKDHETYSSAYGVDLAQVRKGHVTEHGSIIAMDPPAHRRMRGLLNKVFTPRAIQALRPLVADVIDKHLSAVNPEGFDFVQDFSALFPVDVMARLQGVPEDDRQQIRLWIDDLLHRGPGEVEMSEAGQKSAVDMAIYYYRLIKQRRENLGDDLLSKLIESEIERDNGEMTPLDNVEITEFATLLGGAGAETVTKLLGNAAVVFAKNPDQWQKLLDDRGKIPLAVEELLRYEAPAQYNVRCSLRAVTLHGVTIPAGKPVFLVGGSANRDPLAWTDPDAFDIDRDRTQAQNLGLGYGIHSCLGAALARMESAIALDRMLDFMPRYGVDWAGCKRVNMQNVAGWSNVPVRGVPRTGVSRSR from the coding sequence ATGACCACCGCCACGGTGCTTTTCGACCCGTTCTCCGAGGATTTCTTCAACAGTCCTTACGAGACCTACCGCCGGATGCGTGAGGAAGCTCCCGTCTATTACAGCCAGGAGTACGACTTCTACGCCCTGACCCGCCACGAGGACGTGGCCGCCGCGTTCAAGGACCATGAGACCTACTCGTCGGCCTACGGGGTGGACCTCGCCCAGGTGCGCAAGGGCCACGTGACCGAGCACGGATCGATCATCGCCATGGACCCGCCCGCGCACCGCCGCATGCGTGGCCTGTTGAACAAGGTGTTCACTCCGCGCGCGATTCAGGCGTTGCGGCCGTTGGTCGCCGACGTCATCGACAAGCACCTGTCGGCGGTGAATCCGGAAGGTTTCGACTTCGTTCAGGACTTCTCGGCGCTGTTTCCCGTCGACGTGATGGCCAGGCTGCAGGGCGTGCCGGAGGACGATCGCCAACAGATCCGGCTGTGGATCGACGACCTGCTGCACCGCGGCCCCGGTGAGGTCGAGATGAGCGAGGCTGGTCAAAAGTCGGCCGTCGACATGGCCATCTACTATTACCGGCTCATCAAGCAACGCCGCGAGAATCTGGGCGACGATCTGCTGAGCAAGCTGATCGAATCGGAGATCGAACGCGACAACGGCGAGATGACGCCGCTCGACAACGTCGAAATCACCGAATTCGCCACGCTATTGGGTGGTGCCGGCGCCGAGACTGTGACCAAACTGCTGGGCAACGCCGCGGTGGTGTTCGCGAAGAATCCGGACCAGTGGCAGAAACTGCTCGACGACCGCGGCAAGATCCCGCTGGCCGTCGAGGAGCTGCTGCGTTACGAGGCGCCCGCGCAGTACAACGTGCGATGCTCGTTGCGTGCGGTCACGCTGCACGGGGTGACGATCCCCGCCGGCAAACCGGTGTTCCTGGTCGGCGGTTCGGCCAACCGGGATCCGTTGGCGTGGACCGATCCCGACGCCTTCGACATCGATCGTGACCGTACTCAGGCGCAGAATCTGGGCCTCGGCTACGGCATCCACAGCTGCCTCGGCGCCGCCCTGGCGCGCATGGAGAGCGCGATCGCGCTGGACCGGATGCTGGATTTCATGCCCCGTTACGGGGTCGATTGGGCGGGCTGCAAGCGGGTCAACATGCAGAACGTGGCGGGCTGGAGCAACGTGCCGGTCCGCGGCGTGCCGCGAACCGGCGTGTCGCGTTCGCGATGA
- a CDS encoding aldehyde dehydrogenase family protein codes for MHALFARQRRAHAEGGPPGLTVRLHRIDRLLALVLDNTDAFVDAMGADFGTRSRAASLFTELVGMIPVIEHTRSHVAQWMKATKLMRAARMFGLKAQVEPTPLGVVGIIGPWNFPLNLVVLPTAAAFAAGNRVLIKMSEITARTAALMGELAPRYFDQAELAVVTGGRDVAAAFCTLPFDHLFFTGSPDIGALVQRAAAQNLVPVTLELGGKNPVVVAPDADIDTAAARIAAARMVNGGQVCVCPDYVLVPEGRLDAFVDRARRELRRMFPSIVANADYCSCVNEPNFDRVLGLLDDARGKGASVEPVAPPGESLPDRASRKIAPTIVRGVSEEMRIAREEIFGPVLVVMGYPTLREATGYINDRPAPLVAYWYGPDGDDFRRFVRGTRSGGVARNDFAAQMIPSAAPFGGVGRSGMGAYHGKAGFDAFTHYRTVVGSDLPFSITGTAAPPFRRSMKLYAAAQLRLARKRTRRRIAHASSTHGWGASA; via the coding sequence ATGCACGCCCTGTTCGCGCGTCAGCGTCGGGCCCATGCCGAGGGGGGTCCGCCCGGCCTGACGGTGCGGCTGCACCGGATCGACCGGCTGCTCGCGCTGGTCCTTGACAACACCGACGCGTTCGTCGACGCGATGGGCGCCGACTTCGGCACCCGTTCGCGCGCGGCCTCGCTGTTTACCGAGCTCGTCGGCATGATTCCGGTGATCGAACACACGAGAAGCCATGTGGCGCAGTGGATGAAGGCCACCAAGCTGATGCGGGCCGCGCGGATGTTCGGGCTCAAGGCCCAGGTCGAGCCCACACCCCTCGGGGTGGTGGGCATCATCGGGCCGTGGAACTTCCCCCTGAATCTCGTCGTGCTGCCGACGGCGGCGGCGTTCGCGGCGGGCAACCGCGTCCTGATCAAGATGTCGGAGATCACCGCGCGGACCGCCGCGCTGATGGGGGAGCTTGCGCCGCGCTACTTCGACCAGGCCGAGCTCGCGGTGGTGACCGGTGGGCGCGACGTCGCGGCCGCCTTCTGCACCCTGCCGTTCGACCACCTGTTCTTCACCGGATCACCGGACATCGGTGCCCTGGTCCAGCGCGCGGCGGCGCAGAACCTGGTCCCGGTCACGTTGGAACTCGGCGGCAAGAACCCGGTCGTGGTCGCCCCCGACGCCGACATCGACACGGCGGCGGCCCGTATCGCGGCGGCCCGGATGGTCAACGGCGGCCAGGTCTGCGTGTGCCCGGACTACGTGCTCGTGCCCGAAGGCCGCCTGGATGCGTTCGTCGACCGCGCGCGCCGGGAGCTTCGCCGCATGTTCCCGTCGATCGTCGCCAACGCCGACTACTGCTCGTGCGTCAACGAACCGAACTTCGACCGGGTCCTGGGCCTGCTCGACGACGCCCGCGGCAAGGGAGCATCGGTCGAACCGGTTGCGCCGCCGGGGGAGTCGCTGCCGGACCGGGCGTCGCGCAAGATCGCGCCGACGATCGTGCGCGGTGTCAGCGAGGAGATGCGGATCGCACGCGAGGAGATTTTCGGGCCGGTGCTGGTCGTCATGGGCTACCCGACGTTGCGGGAGGCGACCGGCTACATCAACGACCGGCCGGCGCCGTTGGTCGCGTACTGGTATGGCCCCGATGGGGACGACTTCCGGCGTTTCGTCCGCGGCACCCGCAGCGGCGGGGTGGCCCGCAACGACTTTGCCGCCCAAATGATCCCGTCGGCTGCGCCGTTCGGTGGCGTCGGCCGCAGCGGGATGGGGGCGTATCACGGCAAGGCCGGTTTCGACGCGTTCACCCACTACCGGACCGTCGTCGGTTCGGACCTTCCGTTCAGCATCACCGGGACGGCGGCGCCGCCGTTCCGCAGGTCCATGAAGCTGTATGCGGCCGCGCAGCTCCGGTTGGCGCGCAAGAGAACTCGTCGTCGCATCGCGCACGCGAGTTCGACGCACGGATGGGGGGCGAGCGCATGA
- a CDS encoding thiolase family protein yields the protein MNDVAIIGVGLHPFGRFEGKTAMRMGVDAIFAAVEDAGVQWGDIQAATGGSWTVANPDAIVGMVGLSGIPFTNVFNACATAASAAKACADGIRLGDYDIGIAVGLDKHPKGAFTEDPALVGMPRWYAENGQYLTTKFFGMKANRYLHDHGISQRTLARVAAKNFRNGALNPNAFRRKPIPEDEILNSAMLNYPLTQYMFCAPDEGAAAVVMCRADIARRYTDKPVYLKAVEVRTRRYGAYEVNTTFAPVEEDVAPTVYAAKAAFERAGVGPDDVDVIQLQDTDAGAEIIHMAECGFCADGDQEKLLADGVTEIGGSMPVNTDGGLIANGEPIGASGLRQIHEIVRQLRGQAGDRQVPGKPRVGFTQLYGAPGTAAATILTT from the coding sequence ATGAACGACGTGGCCATCATCGGCGTGGGCCTGCACCCCTTCGGCCGATTCGAAGGAAAGACGGCGATGCGGATGGGCGTCGACGCCATCTTCGCCGCGGTCGAGGACGCCGGCGTGCAATGGGGTGATATCCAAGCGGCCACCGGTGGCAGCTGGACGGTGGCCAACCCCGACGCGATCGTCGGGATGGTCGGCCTGTCCGGGATTCCGTTCACCAACGTCTTCAACGCCTGCGCCACGGCGGCCAGCGCGGCCAAGGCCTGTGCCGACGGGATTCGGCTGGGCGACTACGACATCGGCATCGCCGTCGGACTGGACAAGCACCCCAAGGGGGCGTTCACCGAGGATCCCGCGCTGGTCGGAATGCCGCGCTGGTATGCCGAGAACGGCCAGTACCTCACCACTAAGTTCTTCGGCATGAAGGCCAACCGCTACCTGCATGACCATGGCATTTCGCAGCGGACCCTGGCCAGGGTCGCCGCCAAGAACTTCCGCAACGGCGCGCTGAACCCGAACGCGTTCCGGCGCAAGCCGATCCCCGAGGACGAAATCCTCAACTCGGCGATGCTCAACTATCCGCTCACCCAGTACATGTTCTGCGCGCCGGACGAGGGCGCGGCGGCGGTGGTGATGTGCCGGGCCGACATCGCCCGCCGCTACACGGACAAGCCCGTCTATCTGAAGGCGGTCGAGGTGCGCACGCGCAGATACGGCGCCTACGAGGTGAACACCACCTTCGCCCCGGTCGAGGAGGACGTGGCACCCACCGTGTATGCCGCCAAGGCCGCCTTCGAGAGGGCCGGTGTGGGTCCGGACGACGTGGACGTGATCCAGTTGCAGGACACCGACGCCGGCGCGGAGATCATCCACATGGCCGAGTGCGGTTTCTGCGCCGACGGCGATCAGGAAAAGCTGCTCGCCGACGGCGTCACCGAGATCGGCGGTTCGATGCCGGTCAACACCGACGGCGGCCTGATCGCCAACGGCGAGCCGATCGGCGCGTCGGGCCTGCGCCAAATCCACGAAATCGTCCGACAGCTCCGTGGTCAAGCCGGGGACCGTCAGGTTCCGGGAAAACCCAGGGTCGGCTTCACCCAGCTCTATGGGGCGCCCGGCACGGCCGCGGCGACGATCCTGACTACCTGA
- a CDS encoding acyl-CoA dehydrogenase family protein translates to MDFSRVELDDDDTAFLAEVRAFLAEHVTDEVRRRDRETGDNFDEGVHLAIGAAGYLEKEWKPAADGGFSRVRRRIWELEKRRVHTPWVTWGTTAMVARAVATFGRPELVEEVLPKVFSGHVRMCLGYTEPEGGSDVATCKTRAVRDGDQWVINGSKMFTTGAHNCQYVFLITNTDPDAPKHKSLTMFLVPLDLPGIEIQGIRTVDGDRTNIVYYSDVRVDDKYLLGEVNGGWTVLRGPLDTEHGAVAAAPDGLQDVAIMAHQAGFMSAAVDAVAATAARPGPDGVRPVDDGSVAYRLGRSVARVEAALSTPSIFGRVAQAQAMRDIAPDLMDIAGPASALPVDTDGAADDGAAEYLYRFAPLAGIYGGTLEVFRNMIAQHALGLGKPSYAAPAGK, encoded by the coding sequence ATGGATTTCAGCCGAGTAGAACTCGACGACGACGACACGGCGTTCCTCGCGGAGGTGCGGGCCTTCCTCGCCGAGCACGTGACCGACGAGGTTCGCCGGCGCGACCGCGAAACCGGGGACAACTTCGACGAGGGCGTGCACCTGGCGATCGGCGCGGCCGGTTACCTGGAGAAGGAGTGGAAGCCGGCGGCCGACGGCGGATTCAGCCGGGTTCGCCGCCGCATCTGGGAGCTCGAGAAGCGCCGGGTGCATACGCCCTGGGTGACCTGGGGTACGACGGCGATGGTGGCGCGCGCCGTCGCGACGTTCGGCAGGCCCGAACTCGTCGAGGAGGTGCTGCCCAAGGTCTTCAGCGGGCACGTGCGAATGTGCCTGGGCTACACCGAGCCCGAGGGCGGATCCGACGTCGCGACCTGCAAGACCCGGGCGGTGCGCGACGGCGATCAGTGGGTGATTAACGGCTCGAAGATGTTCACCACCGGCGCGCACAACTGCCAGTACGTCTTTCTCATCACCAACACCGACCCGGACGCTCCAAAACACAAGAGCCTCACCATGTTTCTGGTGCCCCTCGACCTGCCGGGAATCGAGATCCAGGGCATCCGCACCGTCGACGGCGACCGCACCAACATCGTGTACTACAGCGACGTTCGGGTCGACGACAAGTACCTGCTCGGTGAGGTCAACGGCGGCTGGACCGTGCTGCGCGGGCCGTTGGACACCGAACACGGCGCGGTCGCCGCGGCGCCGGACGGATTGCAGGACGTCGCGATCATGGCGCACCAGGCCGGGTTCATGTCCGCGGCGGTGGACGCGGTGGCGGCCACGGCCGCACGCCCGGGCCCGGACGGGGTGCGCCCGGTCGACGACGGGTCGGTGGCATACCGGCTGGGCCGCAGCGTCGCCCGCGTGGAGGCGGCGCTTTCGACCCCGAGCATCTTCGGCCGCGTCGCGCAGGCGCAGGCCATGCGCGACATCGCGCCGGATCTGATGGACATCGCCGGGCCCGCCTCCGCCTTGCCCGTCGACACCGACGGCGCCGCCGACGACGGGGCCGCGGAATATCTCTACCGATTCGCCCCGCTGGCCGGGATCTACGGCGGCACCCTGGAGGTCTTCCGCAACATGATCGCCCAGCACGCGCTGGGCCTCGGCAAGCCCAGCTACGCGGCACCGGCCGGAAAATAG
- a CDS encoding acyl-CoA dehydrogenase family protein, which produces MDRYELRRQDYSLTEDHKALQAAYRQLLEAHCPIETVWAAQDTGFDKSLWERLCAMGATSMAVGEDAGGDGATLVDLALVAEELGRALAPVPWIDHVCAARLTERLGAVEADVIEGGRILGLDAAPEPVAGPRLVPSAAVADGLVVRDGDEVVLLTFAPRPARVPNIGQLPMAWVDPGAADSRTVLGSGPEAVAAHRRALDEWRLLTAAALAGLVEQAMTIAAEFAKSRYTLGVPISTLQAISHPLANMAIVVQGGRNLARRAAWFLDNEPGERPELPGCAFVFMAEEAAKAATMAVHIQGGLGVSTEAAATAYLVRARGWPLAGGDPGVTARHVGRLVAERESAAAISSVSV; this is translated from the coding sequence ATGGATCGCTACGAGCTACGCCGGCAGGACTACAGCCTGACCGAGGACCACAAGGCCCTGCAGGCCGCCTACCGCCAGCTGCTGGAGGCCCACTGCCCGATCGAGACGGTGTGGGCCGCGCAGGACACCGGGTTCGACAAGAGCCTGTGGGAGCGGTTGTGCGCCATGGGCGCAACCTCCATGGCGGTCGGCGAGGACGCCGGCGGTGACGGGGCGACCCTGGTGGATCTCGCGCTCGTCGCCGAGGAACTGGGCCGGGCGCTGGCCCCGGTGCCCTGGATCGACCACGTCTGCGCCGCGCGGCTGACCGAACGACTCGGCGCCGTCGAGGCCGACGTGATCGAGGGCGGCCGGATTCTGGGGCTCGACGCCGCACCGGAACCCGTCGCGGGGCCGCGACTCGTCCCCTCGGCTGCGGTCGCCGACGGCCTCGTCGTCCGCGACGGCGACGAGGTGGTCCTGTTGACGTTCGCCCCCCGGCCCGCGCGGGTGCCCAACATCGGCCAGCTGCCGATGGCCTGGGTGGACCCCGGCGCGGCCGATTCGCGGACCGTGCTGGGTTCGGGCCCCGAAGCCGTTGCGGCGCACCGTCGCGCGCTCGACGAGTGGCGGCTGTTGACGGCCGCGGCGCTGGCCGGCCTGGTCGAGCAGGCGATGACCATCGCGGCCGAGTTCGCGAAATCCCGGTACACGCTTGGCGTTCCCATCTCGACGCTGCAGGCGATCTCGCATCCGCTGGCCAACATGGCGATCGTCGTGCAGGGCGGCCGTAACCTCGCGCGGCGCGCCGCCTGGTTCCTCGACAACGAGCCCGGCGAGCGCCCGGAACTGCCCGGCTGCGCGTTCGTGTTCATGGCCGAGGAAGCGGCCAAGGCGGCCACCATGGCGGTGCACATCCAGGGCGGCCTCGGGGTGTCCACGGAAGCCGCGGCGACGGCGTATCTGGTGCGGGCCCGCGGCTGGCCGCTGGCCGGGGGCGATCCCGGTGTCACGGCCAGGCACGTGGGGCGGCTCGTCGCCGAACGCGAAAGCGCCGCCGCGATCTCATCCGTCTCCGTGTAA
- a CDS encoding amidohydrolase family protein, with product MTHGSARPVIDCLVNVHFGETDVQPEFMTKVRDDYFKGPASMFDPVDLSELLGEMDEHGVEKAILMDNLAKPSVTARKFVDARPDRFALAMGGVNLLRPVASLRQLASTAADLPVAYAVVGPSFWADGQYPPSDAVYYPLYAKCAEIGLPLCVNTGIPGPPIPGEVQNPIHLDRVCVRFPELKLCMIHGADPWWDVAIRMLIKYRNLRLMTSAWSPKRLPDSLIHYMRTRGPDKVIFASDWPVLRQHRVVPEANALDLPPEVLDNYLYDNANEFFFGGGARPDQNQER from the coding sequence ATGACGCATGGTTCGGCCCGACCGGTCATCGACTGCCTGGTCAATGTGCACTTCGGCGAGACGGACGTGCAACCGGAGTTCATGACGAAGGTCCGCGACGACTACTTCAAGGGCCCCGCGTCGATGTTCGATCCCGTGGACCTGTCGGAGTTGCTCGGCGAGATGGACGAACACGGCGTCGAAAAGGCCATCCTGATGGACAACCTGGCCAAGCCTTCGGTGACCGCCCGCAAGTTCGTCGATGCGCGCCCGGACCGTTTCGCGCTGGCCATGGGCGGCGTCAACCTGCTGCGTCCGGTGGCGTCGCTGCGGCAGCTGGCCTCGACGGCGGCCGACCTGCCGGTGGCCTACGCCGTGGTGGGTCCCAGCTTCTGGGCCGACGGCCAGTACCCGCCCAGCGACGCCGTGTACTACCCGCTGTATGCCAAGTGCGCCGAGATCGGCCTGCCGCTGTGCGTCAACACCGGCATCCCGGGGCCGCCCATCCCCGGCGAGGTGCAGAACCCGATCCACCTCGACCGGGTGTGCGTGCGCTTCCCGGAGCTGAAGCTGTGCATGATCCACGGCGCGGATCCCTGGTGGGACGTCGCGATCCGGATGCTGATCAAATACCGGAACCTGCGCCTGATGACCTCGGCGTGGTCGCCGAAGCGGTTGCCGGACAGCCTCATCCACTACATGCGCACCCGGGGCCCCGACAAGGTGATCTTCGCCTCCGACTGGCCGGTGCTGCGCCAGCATCGCGTGGTTCCCGAGGCCAACGCCCTCGACCTGCCCCCGGAAGTCCTTGACAATTACCTCTACGACAACGCCAACGAGTTCTTCTTCGGCGGTGGCGCGCGGCCCGACCAGAATCAGGAGCGGTGA